Below is a window of Gammaproteobacteria bacterium DNA.
GCGCGAGTTTGGGATGGTGAAGGTATTAGGAGTTACGCAGTTGAAATCTGCGCGAAGCGAAGCGGAGTCGCAGAATCTATCTATACTTATAGAGATTCTGCGACTACGGTCGCTAACGCGACCTCCGCGCAGAATGACAGCAAAAACTCAATCCTTTTATAGAGTAACAAGTTCAACTGCGTAACTCCTAGCATGAGTGCGACGATATTAAGTTGCAACCGATTAGGAAAAAAAATCACAAGCGGCAATTTGACGCTTGCGTGGAA
It encodes the following:
- a CDS encoding hypothetical protein (Evidence 5 : Unknown function), with amino-acid sequence MDANPEIGYCGGREGSLAARVWDGEGIRSYAVEICAKRSGVAESIYTYRDSATTVANATSAQNDSKNSILL